In a genomic window of Ipomoea triloba cultivar NCNSP0323 chromosome 3, ASM357664v1:
- the LOC116013027 gene encoding agamous-like MADS-box protein AGL29, which translates to MSGRNTSRGVARGRQRVPLSRIGNEVQRLVTFSKRRTGLFKKASEMSTLCGPEIAMVVFSPSGKAFSFSNPDMNRVLTKYFGEIPNREANIPEHIIRAHQEAKMRAMTSQINVLEAQIDEEKMVDQALREAEKGRPSISDLQLPELQLMKQKMETLLIQVTEKLNMFSILEAQSQAMETRFGANDGPGPSGV; encoded by the coding sequence ATGTCTGGTAGAAATACTTCTAGAGGAGTGGCAAGAGGTCGGCAAAGGGTTCCCCTTTCTAGAATAGGAAATGAGGTTCAACGTCTTGTAACATTTTCAAAACGGCGCACTGGTTTATTTAAAAAAGCCAGTGAGATGTCCACTTTATGTGGCCCCGAGATTGCGATGGTGGTATTCTCACCATCTGGCAAAGCTTTCTCCTTTAGCAACCCTGATATGAATAGAGTCCTTACCAAGTACTTTGGTGAAATCCCCAACAGAGAAGCCAACATACCTGAACATATTATCCGTGCTCACCAGGAGGCAAAAATGAGAGCGATGACCTCTCAAATCAACGTCCTTGAAGCTCAAATTGATGAAGAAAAGATGGTCGATCAAGCTCTGAGAGAGGCTGAAAAAGGTAGACCATCCATATCTGATCTTCAATTGCCTGAGCTACAATTGATGAAACAGAAAATGGAAACACTCCTTATTCAAGTAACtgagaaattaaatatgttttccATATTGGAGGCACAATCTCAAGCCATGGAAACTCGCTTTGGAGCCAATGATGGCCCTGGACCAAGTggtgtttaa